Genomic DNA from Corylus avellana chromosome ca4, CavTom2PMs-1.0:
tccctaaaatttttctttttcttttgtcggAAGCAAGAAATTACttaaaaatgttgaaaatatatatacagaGAGCAGCTTATCTTCGAATGGCAGAACCGCAAGAGCGTGATGCTGGGATAATGAGGAATTCGCTGTTCGGAGGGAGTGTGAATATTAACACTTTGGTTGAGATTGCATGCAGCCGAGCTTCTGAGGAGCTGCAGTGTATTAAGCAGACGTACCGCTCAAGATACAACTCCGATCTTGAACAAGATGTCACTGCCAAAGTTAGTGGTGGATTCAAAGAGGTAACTACTTACTCATTGAAACGACGATGGAATTAATGGGGAAAAATACCaaggcaaaataaaatttggactTTACGGCTCGATTGCACATTTAACGGTCCAAAATCATTTGATCCAATGGTCTAACCACCATATACAACTTAATGGACACCTTAAATGGCAAGTTAATCCCTTCAAATGGCTAGAAAACGTTAGATTTTCTTTAAGTTTGCATTTGAAAGTTGATTTCTTTGTATCTTGACAAAAGTACTTTTCATCCTACActacaaattacaaaattttgattttttttttttttttttttttttttcaaattttggatTGACTTGAAAGAAAtggtaataaaaaattttagataTTTCATAATTAGTTGAAAGACCCAaaataaatttagggaaaatttcacttaatgCACtgtacttttattatttttgcaatatcactttcaaagttaaaaaattctcaatttaatgtatcaaactttaaaaaattcacaATCTCACCCCTCTATTAGGATTTTTTGCTAGATCCTAACAAAGAGGTGAGAAATACCCATgtattttaaacttttttataaaaaataaaaaaaataaaaaaaaaattaataattatagtTTAGGGGTAATTTGGTAATTAGATAAAGTTTACAAGGCTATAAATGTCATTTTACCCTTCGGCCGTCTAATTTAATTTCAAACCCTAACCGGAAATGtgagattgcaaatttttaaaagttcaatacactaaatttagagttttttttaacaggttaagtaaattttttttttatttaattattttaaataaatctaacaaCTACTTGCATCTTTGAATTGAACGGctccaaaaatttatttaaaaaaaaaaaaacttgttcctAGTACATGATGATCTTATGAATTTTCTGGTATTCTCTTAGATTCTTCTGGCGGTTTTGAAGTCTTGTCGCAGCTATGGTGGGAAAGTGGACATGAGCATGGCCATGTGCGATGCCAAGACTCTGTACGAAGCTGTAGAAAGCGGGAGGACCGTTGACCAGAAGACCATCATCTCAGTTCTAAGTCAACGCAATTCCGGGCAGATTAAAGCCATTCTCGTCTCCTACAAACAGCTTTACGGCCAGGAATTCTCCAAGTTCATGAAGCAAAGCAAATGCGGGCAGTTCGGAAAAGAAGTTGGGGTCGTAATCCGATGCATACAGAATCCCGGAAAGTTCTTCGCAAAGCAACTAATGATGAGGATGAAGAGCGCTGATGATGTTCGAGAGATTTTGATCCGGTCAGTGATTACTCGGTCGGAGATCGATGTCAGAGATATTGATGAGGCTTTTGCAGCAAAAACAGGGAGTTCTGTTGAGAACCTTGTGAGGAGGGAATTCAACAGGAATAAAGATCAGAATGGTGAGATTGTAGCTGCCATCTTGATTGGATTAATGAAACGtaattgagagagaaaaatgaaaaataaatcagTATTATCATGGCTGTAGTTGTGGTAGCATACACTATCTATGAAATAAAGAACATGTTTTCTCttgtggttttctttttaagtaacgttatttagtagattggtATATGGTTGAGATACTATATATCAATTATTAAGAGCTagtttttactgtcacatcattaaGTTATATAACAggttactaaataatattactcttacATTTTATTGGAGCCTCTTTCTATTTTGTACTTGATGAAAGAAAGAATGTGAGATTGGTGTAACTAAACGGAAGATAGGCATTACATTGAGAGAATGGAATGCATGGGACTCCTCTGTTAGTGTATTGGGAAATGGTGTTCAAGTTCGGCCTTGAGATTCCTTCATATTATTTCGGTGAAACTTCACTTAAATCCTTtgaattttcatcatttttacaaTTTCTTCCCCCTTCccccaaaaaatattaaaaactcttaatttagtatatcaaaCCTTACACAATTTGAAAGCACACctctccattaggattttttggttaaatcctaatggagaggtgagaaattcccaaaatactccTAGATtttctcaattctctctcttttttttttttcatttcactttttttaaacaaacataattgtagtttaagagtaattttgtaatttcataaagtttACAAGGGTACATTGTAATTTCTCTCTTTAACCTTCTAATTTACACTCAAACCCTAATATGAGGGGTAAgatttgcaaattttttaaagttcgatataaattaagaatttatGAATTTTGGAGAGTAAATGAGATATttcaaaagcaataaaagttCATGAAATTAAATGAAGTTTCCACAATTATCTACTTAGATGGCAACcgttttttgttttcgtttatGTAGACCTATGGACTACATATCAAGAGGAAACTTTCCGATCCTTTTGTTTAAACCCCCTCTTCTAGATTGcttttgttataatattaattaaatgattaaatttatcattttttat
This window encodes:
- the LOC132177021 gene encoding uncharacterized protein LOC132177021, producing the protein MATTSFQNSKQYELDCQHLHSYFSGNIGAINNQKLVEIFVYRNSNEFKFIRQTYTALYGQNLLHLISSIQRNNPFARAAYLRMAEPQERDAGIMRNSLFGGSVNINTLVEIACSRASEELQCIKQTYRSRYNSDLEQDVTAKVSGGFKEILLAVLKSCRSYGGKVDMSMAMCDAKTLYEAVESGRTVDQKTIISVLSQRNSGQIKAILVSYKQLYGQEFSKFMKQSKCGQFGKEVGVVIRCIQNPGKFFAKQLMMRMKSADDVREILIRSVITRSEIDVRDIDEAFAAKTGSSVENLVRREFNRNKDQNGEIVAAILIGLMKRN